One window from the genome of Drosophila albomicans strain 15112-1751.03 chromosome 2L, ASM965048v2, whole genome shotgun sequence encodes:
- the LOC117564904 gene encoding protein nubbin isoform X2: MVMSELRWHTASPEDNTNSLKHDLLKTNNNSARDAVHLMQSRYISRLSRSPSPLQSNASDCDDNNSSVGTSSDRCRSPLSPALLLTQQQAKRQLLSMPHPAHHHNHHHHQQQHQQQQQLHHNNHHNHHQVYKMEQPDEDYDDANGGALNLTSDNSRHSTQSPSNSVKSALAASPPSAELHHAPSPVAPMISPVLPPTVATPTPTSMAAAAAAAAAVATTVASGMQPMLALPGLSSPQAQFAAAGLGLNNPLLAGSISPQDFAQLQQLLQQRQVALQQQFNSYMELLRSGSLGLAQDDPALNTQVAAAQFLMQSQLQALAQATQQLQALQKQQQRQQEQLQESLSLCKSPLLQPRSSTPHARSPPAAIAAAAASVHSPASSPHLHHPLQITPPNSAASLKLSGMLTPSTPTSGTHNHNHSQNSITTPQPKTVASAAAARAAGEPSPEETTDLEELEQFAKTFKQRRIKLGFTQGDVGLAMGKLYGNDFSQTTISRFEALNLSFKNMCKLKPLLQKWLDDADRTIQATGGVFDPAALQATVSTPEIIGRRRKKRTSIETTIRGALEKAFMANQKPTSEEISQLADRLGMEKEVVRVWFCNRRQKEKRINPSLDSPTGADDDESSYMMS, from the exons ATGGTTATGTCGGAGCTACGTTGGCACACCGCTAGTCCCGAGGATAATACAAATTCCTTGAAGCATGATTTGCTAAAgactaacaacaacagtgcCAGAGACGCCGTCCACCTCATGCAGAGTCGAT aTATCAGTCGCCTGTCGCGTTCGCCATCGCCGCTGCAATCGAACG CTTCAGATTGCGATGACAACAACTCGAGCGTGGGCACTTCCAGCGATCGTTGTCGTTCGCCCTTGAGCCCCGCCTTGTTGCTGACACAGCAGCAGGCCAAGCGACAACTGCTGTCGATGCCACATCCGGCTCACCAccacaatcatcatcatcaccaacagcaacaccaacaacagcagcagctgcaccaCAACAACCATCACAACCATCATCAGGTGTATAAAATGGAGCAGCCCGATGAGGATTACGACGATGCCAATGGCGGCGCTTTGAACTTGACCAGCGACAACTCACGTCACAGCACACAATCGCCCTCGAATTCGGTGAAATCAGCGCTTGCCGCATCGCCGCCCAGCGCTGAGTTGCATCATGCGCCGTCGCCGGTGGCGCCAATGATCTCGCCTGTGCTGCCGCCCACcgtggccacgcccacacccacctcaatggcagcagcagcagcggcggcagcagctgtggcCACCactgtggcaagtggcatgcaACCAATGCTCGCTTTACCCGGACTCTCTTCGCCTCAGGCACAATTCGCTGCCGCTGGCTTGGGTCTGAATAATCCGCTTTTGGCTGGCTCCATTTCGCCGCAGGATTTCGCCCaactgcagcagttgctgcaacagcGTCAAGTGGCGTTGCAACAGCAGTTCAACAGCTACATGGAATTGCTTCGCAGTGGATCGCTGGGTTTAGCGCAAGATGATCCAGCGTTGAACACTCAGGTGGCAGCCGCACAGTTCCTCATGCAGAGTCAGTTGCAAGCGTTGGCTCAGGCCACGCAACAGTTGCAGGCGctgcagaagcaacagcaacgtcagCAGGAGCAACTCCAAGAGTCGCTCTCCCTCTGCAAGTCGCCGCTGTTGCAGCCACGCAGCTCGACGCCTCACGCTCGCAGTCCTCCCGCTGctatcgctgctgctgctgcttctgttcaCAGTCCAGCCAGCTCGCCGCATTTGCATCATCCGCTGCAGATAACGCCGCCCAATTCGGCAGCCAGTCTGAAGCTCAGCGGCATGCTGACTCCTAGCACACCGACAAGTGGCAcccacaatcacaatcacagtCAGAATTCGATCACAACGCCGCAGCCCAAGACGGTGGcaagtgcagcagctgctcgagCTGCAGGCGAACCTTCGCCTGAGGAAACCACCGATCTGGAGGAACTTGAACAGTTTGCCAAGACCTTCAAGCAGCGTCGCATTAAGCTGGGATTCACCCAAGGTGATGTGGGATTGGCCATGGGCAAACTCTATGGCAATGACTTTTCGCAGACGACAATCTCGCGCTTCGAGGCCCTCAATCTGAGCTTCAAGAACATGTGCAAACTGAAGCCGCTGCTTCAAAAGTGGCTCGACGATGCCGATCGCACCATTCAGGCCACCGGGGGTGTCTTTGATCCGGCCGCGTTGCAGGCCACGGTCAGCACACCAGAGATTATTGGCCGTCGTCGCAAGAAGCGCACCTCGATTGAGACCACAATTCGCGGTGCTCTCGAGAAGGCTTTCATGGCCAACCAGAAGCCCACCTCCGAGGAGATTAGCCAACTGGCCGATCGCCTTGGCATGGAGAAGGAAGTGGTGCGTGTTTGGTTCTGCAATCGCCGGCAGAAGGAGAAACGCATCAATCCCTCCCTCGACAGCCCAACGGGTGCCGATGATGACGAATCGTCCTACATGATGTCCTAA